One Georgenia wutianyii DNA segment encodes these proteins:
- a CDS encoding inositol-3-phosphate synthase, producing MSSIRVAIVGVGNCASSLVQGVRYYADADPQESVPGLMHVTFGDYHVHDVEFVAAFDVDAKKVGLDLAEAIDASENNTIKLCDVPTTGVVVQRGHTLDGLGKYYSETIEESDAEPVDVVAALKDAQVDVLVCYLPVGSEEAARFYAQCAIDAGVAFVNALPVFIAGTKEWADKFTAAGVPIVGDDIKSQVGATITHRVLAKLFEDRGVRLERTYQLNVGGNMDFKNMLERDRLESKKISKTQAVTSNIEGELAPRNVHIGPSDYVQWLDDRKWAYVRLEGKAFGDVPLNLEYKLEVWDSPNSAGIIIDAIRAAKIALDRGIGGPLLSASSYFMKSPPEQRHDEVARASVEAFIAGDVER from the coding sequence ATGAGTTCTATCCGTGTGGCGATCGTGGGCGTGGGCAACTGCGCCTCCTCGCTGGTCCAGGGCGTGCGGTACTACGCCGACGCCGACCCGCAGGAGTCCGTCCCCGGCCTCATGCACGTGACCTTCGGGGACTACCACGTGCACGACGTCGAGTTCGTCGCCGCCTTCGACGTCGACGCGAAGAAGGTCGGGCTCGACCTCGCCGAGGCCATCGACGCGAGCGAGAACAACACCATCAAGCTCTGCGACGTCCCGACGACGGGCGTCGTGGTCCAGCGCGGCCACACCCTCGACGGCCTCGGCAAGTACTACTCCGAGACGATCGAGGAGTCCGACGCCGAGCCGGTCGACGTCGTCGCCGCGCTCAAGGACGCGCAGGTCGACGTCCTCGTCTGCTACCTGCCGGTGGGATCGGAGGAGGCCGCCCGCTTCTACGCGCAGTGCGCCATCGACGCCGGGGTCGCCTTCGTCAACGCGCTGCCCGTCTTCATCGCCGGCACCAAGGAGTGGGCCGACAAGTTCACCGCGGCCGGTGTGCCGATCGTCGGGGACGACATCAAGTCCCAGGTGGGCGCCACGATCACCCACCGCGTGCTCGCCAAGCTCTTCGAGGACCGCGGCGTGCGGCTGGAGCGGACCTACCAGCTCAACGTCGGCGGCAACATGGACTTCAAGAACATGCTCGAGCGCGACCGCCTCGAGTCGAAGAAGATCTCCAAGACCCAGGCCGTCACCTCGAACATCGAGGGCGAGCTGGCCCCGCGCAACGTCCACATCGGCCCGAGCGACTACGTCCAGTGGCTGGATGACCGCAAGTGGGCCTACGTGCGCCTCGAGGGCAAGGCCTTCGGTGACGTCCCGCTCAACCTCGAGTACAAGCTCGAGGTGTGGGACTCCCCGAACTCCGCGGGCATCATCATCGACGCGATCCGTGCGGCGAAGATCGCCCTGGACCGTGGCATCGGCGGCCCGCTCCTCTCGGCGTCGAGCTATTTCATGAAGTCCCCGCCGGAGCAGCGTCACGACGAGGTCGCCCGGGCCTCCGTCGAGGCGTTCATCGCCGGCGACGTCGAGCGCTGA
- a CDS encoding PadR family transcriptional regulator → MSTRADVLELAILGQLGSVPMHGYELRRRLSAQLGAFRTLSYGSLYPALRRLTEAGLITQANGDTLPHALAGRRARIVYRLTDAGRERLASTLATAEPAAWDDEAFDVRFTLFGVTDARTRLRILEGRRARMLERLAMLRESTQRARERMDSYTAELVRHGLEQVEREVEWLENLIDTERGTPGALDLRPPGPAAGPPSPDRPDEGAAPSTTSSKEQE, encoded by the coding sequence ATGAGCACCCGCGCCGACGTGCTCGAGCTCGCCATCCTCGGCCAGCTCGGCTCGGTCCCCATGCACGGCTACGAGCTGCGCCGGCGGCTGAGCGCCCAGCTCGGCGCCTTCCGCACGCTGTCCTACGGCTCGCTCTACCCGGCGCTGCGCCGCCTCACCGAGGCCGGGCTCATCACCCAGGCGAACGGCGACACGCTGCCCCACGCGCTCGCCGGGCGACGGGCGCGCATCGTCTACCGGCTCACCGACGCCGGACGCGAGCGCCTGGCCAGCACGCTGGCCACGGCCGAGCCCGCAGCGTGGGACGACGAGGCCTTCGACGTCCGTTTCACGCTCTTCGGTGTCACCGACGCCCGCACCCGGCTGCGCATCCTCGAGGGCCGCCGCGCCCGCATGCTCGAGCGCCTCGCCATGCTGCGCGAGTCCACCCAGCGCGCCCGGGAGCGGATGGACTCCTACACCGCCGAGCTCGTCCGCCACGGCCTGGAGCAGGTCGAGCGTGAGGTCGAGTGGCTGGAGAACCTCATCGACACCGAGCGCGGCACCCCCGGCGCGCTCGACCTACGACCTCCCGGCCCGGCGGCCGGCCCGCCGTCCCCGGACCGACCGGACGAGGGCGCCGCCCCGTCCACCACCTCATCGAAGGAGCAGGAATGA
- a CDS encoding MFS transporter: MSVLSDLRTLVVHPGFRKLFTVRLVSQCGDGMFQVGLATLFFFSPQNMATAGGVATAFAVLLLPFTVVGPFAGPLLDRWRRRQVLLVGNAVRVVLAIVLAVLIGTGGVSTLVYVLALVTLGINRFLLAALSAGLPRVVPRDQLLIANTLTPTLGAVSAAAGAVLGLLVGFLVPDAVTDSASLVCAGLLFGAASALALRLGRDELGPTTPARVGVSDAVQRTLRELGDGARYLVRRGTPGLGLGVMAVHRFLYGVNFMALILISRNLLSDPTDARAGLATFGLLTGISFAGNGLAIVLTPLAHERMSPSRWIVVCLGAGAVSQLLLVTTPLMGVVAASAVLLGLSVQGAKIAVDTIVQRDTHDDYRGRAFSLYDVLYNAAFVGAAALGAAALPDTGWSRLVFAVLAVVYVVVALLYRGGTARIQDTARPVLAAEAPGPGTRSRTDGDAAAE, encoded by the coding sequence ATGAGCGTGCTGTCCGACCTGCGCACGCTCGTCGTGCACCCAGGCTTCCGCAAGCTCTTCACCGTGCGACTCGTCTCCCAGTGCGGGGACGGCATGTTCCAGGTCGGGCTCGCCACGCTCTTCTTCTTCAGCCCGCAGAACATGGCGACGGCGGGCGGTGTCGCGACCGCGTTCGCCGTGCTGCTCCTGCCGTTCACGGTCGTGGGGCCGTTCGCCGGGCCGCTGCTCGACCGGTGGCGGCGCCGGCAGGTGCTGCTCGTCGGCAACGCGGTGCGGGTGGTCCTCGCGATCGTCCTCGCGGTCCTCATCGGCACCGGCGGGGTGAGCACCCTCGTCTACGTGCTCGCGCTCGTCACGCTCGGCATCAACCGCTTCCTCCTCGCGGCACTGTCGGCCGGCCTGCCCCGGGTCGTCCCGCGCGACCAGCTGCTCATCGCCAACACCCTGACGCCGACGCTCGGTGCGGTGTCGGCGGCCGCCGGTGCCGTCCTCGGCCTGCTCGTCGGGTTCCTCGTCCCCGACGCCGTCACCGACTCCGCGTCCCTCGTGTGCGCGGGCCTGCTCTTCGGGGCCGCCTCCGCCCTCGCGCTGCGGCTCGGGCGCGACGAGCTCGGCCCGACGACGCCGGCCCGGGTCGGGGTCTCCGACGCCGTCCAGCGCACGCTGCGTGAGCTCGGCGACGGCGCGCGCTACCTCGTGCGCCGCGGCACCCCGGGCCTGGGCCTGGGCGTCATGGCCGTCCACCGCTTCCTCTACGGCGTCAACTTCATGGCGCTCATCCTCATCTCGCGCAACCTGCTCTCCGACCCCACCGACGCCCGCGCCGGGCTCGCCACGTTCGGGCTGCTCACCGGGATCTCCTTCGCCGGCAACGGACTGGCGATCGTCCTCACGCCGCTCGCCCACGAGCGGATGTCCCCGTCCCGGTGGATCGTCGTGTGCCTGGGCGCCGGGGCGGTGAGCCAGCTCCTCCTCGTGACGACCCCGCTCATGGGGGTGGTCGCGGCCTCCGCCGTGCTTCTCGGGCTCAGCGTTCAGGGCGCGAAGATCGCCGTCGACACGATCGTCCAGCGCGACACCCACGACGACTACCGCGGCCGCGCGTTCTCCCTCTACGACGTCCTGTACAACGCGGCGTTCGTCGGTGCGGCGGCGCTCGGGGCGGCCGCCCTGCCGGACACCGGCTGGTCCCGGCTCGTCTTCGCCGTGCTCGCCGTCGTCTACGTCGTCGTCGCGCTGCTCTACCGCGGTGGGACGGCCCGGATCCAGGACACGGCGCGGCCCGTCCTCGCCGCGGAGGCACCCGGTCCCGGGACCCGGTCACGGACGGACGGCGACGCCGCGGCGGAGTAG
- a CDS encoding beta-class carbonic anhydrase: MTDAFADLLAANRRYADDFALSGFDGVARAGVAVVTCMDSRIDPLGMIGLVPGDAKILRNPGGRVTDQVLVALVLGVNLLGVERVLVIQHTRCAMASRSEEELQAEISRRQGQDATWMSLGVITDQLRSIRAEVAKVRAHPLIPDTVEVGGFRYDVDTGLLEPVA, translated from the coding sequence ATGACCGACGCCTTCGCCGACCTCCTCGCCGCCAACCGCCGCTACGCCGACGACTTCGCGCTGTCCGGGTTCGACGGCGTCGCCCGCGCCGGCGTCGCCGTCGTCACCTGCATGGACTCGCGCATCGACCCGCTCGGGATGATCGGGCTGGTCCCCGGCGACGCGAAGATCCTGCGCAACCCGGGCGGGCGGGTCACCGACCAGGTGCTCGTCGCCCTCGTCCTCGGGGTCAACCTCCTCGGGGTGGAGCGGGTGCTCGTCATCCAGCACACCCGCTGCGCGATGGCCTCGCGCTCGGAGGAGGAGCTGCAGGCGGAGATCAGCCGCCGGCAGGGCCAGGACGCGACGTGGATGTCCCTCGGGGTCATCACCGACCAGCTCCGCTCGATCCGCGCGGAGGTCGCCAAGGTGCGCGCCCACCCGCTCATCCCCGACACGGTCGAGGTGGGCGGGTTCCGCTACGACGTCGACACCGGCCTGCTCGAGCCCGTCGCCTGA